From a region of the Colius striatus isolate bColStr4 chromosome 22, bColStr4.1.hap1, whole genome shotgun sequence genome:
- the TRIM33 gene encoding E3 ubiquitin-protein ligase TRIM33 isoform X5, translated as MAENKGGGGGGEGAAEAGPGGGGGLEPMAASPSAAVPPDERESPGAVAVAAAERALGEAEAEAAAAAVGPGVVPGPGPSPVPPLTPAAPGPFSLLDTCAVCAQSLQSRREAEPKLLPCLHSFCRRCLPEPERQLSVPVPGGANGDIQQVGVIRCPVCRQECRQIDLVDNYFVKDTSETPSSSDEKSEQVCTSCEDNASAVGFCVECGEWLCKTCIEAHQRVKFTKDHMIRKKEDVSSEAVGASGQRPVFCPVHKQEQLKLFCETCDRLTCRDCQLLEHKEHRYQFLEEAFQNQKGAIENLLAKLLEKKNYVNFAATQVQNRIKEVNETNKRVEQEIKVAIFTLINEINKKGKSLLQHLENVTKERQMKLIQQQNDITGLSRQVKHVMNFTNWAIASGSSTALLYSKRLITFQLRHILKARCDPVPAANGAIRFHCDPTFWAKNVVNLGNLVIENKPTPSYTPNVVVGQAPPGTNHISKTPGQINLAQLRLQHMQQQVYAQKHQQLQQMRMAQPTGSVPRQTSPQVLQQQHSNPGHAGPFPVVSVHNTTINPTSPTTATMASANRGPTSPSVAAIELIPSVTNPENLPSLPDIPPIQLEDAGSNSLDNLLSRYITGSHLPPQPTSTMNPSPGPSALSPGSSGLSNSHTPVRPPSTSSTGSRGSCGSSGRTAEKTSINFKSDQVKVKQEPGTEEEICSFSGAVKQEKTEDGRRSACMDLTCCCGYRTHPDLLSSPESSLTPPLSTNLHLESELEALGSLENHVKTEPADLSESCKQSGHSLVNGKSPVRSLMHRSARIGGEGNNKDDDPNEDWCAVCQNGGDLLCCEKCPKVFHLTCHVPTLLSFPSGEWICTFCRDLSKPEVEYDCDNSQHSKKGKTAQGLSPVDQRKCERLLLYLYCHELSIEFQEPVPASIPNYYKIIKKPMDLSTVKKKLQKKHSQHYQTPEDFVADVRLIFKNCERFNEMMKVVQVYAETQEINLKADSEVAQAGKAVALYFEDKLTEIYPDRTFQPLPEFEQEEDDGEITEDSDEDFIQPRRKRLKSDERPVHIK; from the exons ATGGCGGAAAACaaaggaggcggcggcggcggggagggggctgccgaggccgggccgggcggaggcggcggcttggagcccatggccgcctccccctCCGCCGCCGTGCCGCCCGATGAACGCGAGAGCCCGGGCGCGgtggcggtggcggcggcggagcgCGCCCTGGGGGAGGCCGAggccgaggcggcggcggcggcggtcgGGCCCGGTGTCGTTCCGGGGCCTGGCCCCAGCCCGGTGCCCCCGCTGACACCGGCGGCGCCGGGGCCTTTCTCGCTGCTGGACACCTGCGCGGTTTGCGCGCAGAGCCTGCAGAGCCGGCGTGAGGCCGAGCCcaagctgctgccctgcctgcacTCCTTCTGCCGGCGCTGCCTGCCCGAGCCCGAGCGGCAGCTCAGCGTGCCCGTGCCCGGCGGGGCCAACGGCGACATCCAGCAAG ttgGTGTAATCAGGTGCCCAGTATGCCGCCAGGAATGCAGACAGATAGACCTAGTGGATAACTACTTTGTAAAAGACACGTCAGAAACGCCGAGCAGCTCTGATGAGAAGTCAGAACAG GTGTGTACAAGCTGTGAAGACAATGCTAGTGCAGTTGGATTTTGTGTAGAGTGTGGGGAATGGTTGTGCAAGACTTGCATAGAAGCTCATCAGCGAGTAAAGTTTACTAAAGATCATatgatcagaaaaaaagaggatgtatCTTCAG aggcCGTGGGAGCATCTGGTCAACGTCCCGTTTTCTGTCCTGTCCACAAACAAGAGCAGTTAAAACTTTTCTGTGAAACATGTGACAGGCTGACATGCAGAGACTGTCAGTTACTGGAGCACAAAGAACACAG GTACCAGTTCCTGGAAGAAGCTTTTCAGAACCAGAAGGGTGCAATTGAGAACCTGTTGGCCAAACTTCTTGAGAAGAAGAATTATGTAAATTTTGCAGCTACCCAAGTTCAGAATAG gataaaAGAAGTGAATGAAACTAACAAACGTGTAGAACAGGAAATCAAAGTGGCTATATTCACCCTCATCAATGAAatcaataaaaaaggaaaatctctgTTACAGCACCTTGAG aATGTAACAAAGGAGAGACAGATGAAGTTAATACAACAACAGAATGACATCACTGGCCTTTCACGACAAGTGAAGCATGTGATGAACTTTACTAATTGGGCAATTGCAAGTGGCAGCAGTACTGCTCTGCTCTACAGTAAACGACTG aTAACGTTCCAGTTACGTCATATTTTGAAGGCACGTTGTGATCCTGTCCCGGCTGCCAACGGAGCCATTCGCTTCCACTGTGACCCCACCTTCTGGGCAAAGAACGTTGTCAATTTAG gtAACCTGGTAATTGAAAATAAACCAACTCCTAGTTACACTCCCAATGTAGTGGTTGGACAAGCTCCTCCAGGAACAAACCACATCAGCAAAACTCCAGGACAGATCAATCTAGCCCAGCTTCGACTTCAACATATGCAGCAGCAAGTGTATGCACAAAAGCATCAGCAACTGCAGCAGATGAGGATGGCACAGCCAACTGGGTCAGTTCCCAGGCAGACGAGTCCCCAAGTCTTACAGCAGCAG CATTCTAACCCTGGGCACGCGGGGCCTTTCCCAGTTGTTTCTGTGCACAACACCACTATAAACCCAACCAGCCCCACGACAGCAACGATGGCGAGTGCCAACCGTGGGCCGACGAGTCCGTCCGTTGCAGCGATCGAGCTCATTCCTTCTGTAACAAACCCAGAGAACTTACCTTCCTTGCCAGATATCCCACCCATCCAG cTTGAAGATGCTGGTTCAAATAGTTTAGATAACCTTCTAAGCAGATACATTACAGGCAGCCACCTACCCCCACAACCTACCAGTACCATGAATCCTTCCCCAGGACCTTCAGCGCTATCTCCAGGGTCATCAG GTTTATCCAACTCCCACACTCCTGTGAGGCCACCTAGTacctccagcacaggcagcagaggaag CTGTGGCTCCTCGGGCAGAACTGCTGAGAAAACTAGCATTAACTTCAAGTCTGACCAAGTGAAAGTCAAGCAAGAGccagggacagaggaagagataTGCAGTTTCTCAGGAGCAGTAAAACAGGAGAAGACTGAAGATGGCAGGAGGAGTGCTTGCATG GACTTGACCTGTTGCTGTGGATACAGAACACACCCAGACCTT CTTAGCAGTCCTGAGAGCAGCTTGACACCACCACTGTCAACTAATTTGCATCTGGAGAGTGAATTAGAAGCTTTAGGAAGCCTTGAAAACCATGTAAAAACCGAGCCAGCAGATTTAAGTGAAAGCTGCAAACAGTCTGGACACAGCCTCGTAAATGGCAAATCCCCAGTGAGGAGCCTCATGCACCGATCAGCTAGAATTGGAGGAGAAGGCAATAACAAAGATGATGATCCAAATGAAGACTGGTGTGCTGTTTGCCAAAATGGAGGGGACCTGTTATGTTGTGAAAAGTGCCCAAAGGTGTTTCACCTGACTTGTCACGTACCAACACTCCTCAGCTTTCCAAG tGGAGAGTGGATATGTACATTCTGCAGAGATCTGAGCAAACCAGAAGTAGAATATGATTGTGACAATTCACAACACAGCAAGAAAGGGAAAACGGCACAAGGCCTGAGTCCTGTGGACCAAAGG AAATGTGAACGTCTCCTGCTTTACCTGTATTGTCATGAGCTGAGCATTGAATTTCAAGAGCCAGTCCCAGCCTCG ATACCAAACTACTATAAAATTATAAAGAAACCAATGGATTTATctacagtgaaaaagaaactgcagaagaaGCATTCCCAACACTACCAGACTCCTGAGGATTTTGTGGCAGACGTCCGGTTGATCTTCAAGAACTGTGAAAGGTTTAATGAA ATGATGAAAGTTGTTCAAGTTTATGCAGAAACACAAGAGATTAATTTGAAG GCTGATTCAGAAGTAGCACAGGCAGGGAAGGCAGTTGCATTATACTTTGAAGATAAACTTACAGAGATCTACCCAGACAGGACCTTCCAGCCTTTGCCTGAATTCGAGCAGGAAGAGGATGATGGGGAAATAACTGAGGACTCCGATGAAGATTTTATACAACCACGTAGAAAACGCCTAAAATCAGATGAGAGACCAGTGCATATAAAGTAA
- the TRIM33 gene encoding E3 ubiquitin-protein ligase TRIM33 isoform X1 — MAENKGGGGGGEGAAEAGPGGGGGLEPMAASPSAAVPPDERESPGAVAVAAAERALGEAEAEAAAAAVGPGVVPGPGPSPVPPLTPAAPGPFSLLDTCAVCAQSLQSRREAEPKLLPCLHSFCRRCLPEPERQLSVPVPGGANGDIQQVGVIRCPVCRQECRQIDLVDNYFVKDTSETPSSSDEKSEQVCTSCEDNASAVGFCVECGEWLCKTCIEAHQRVKFTKDHMIRKKEDVSSEAVGASGQRPVFCPVHKQEQLKLFCETCDRLTCRDCQLLEHKEHRYQFLEEAFQNQKGAIENLLAKLLEKKNYVNFAATQVQNRIKEVNETNKRVEQEIKVAIFTLINEINKKGKSLLQHLENVTKERQMKLIQQQNDITGLSRQVKHVMNFTNWAIASGSSTALLYSKRLITFQLRHILKARCDPVPAANGAIRFHCDPTFWAKNVVNLGNLVIENKPTPSYTPNVVVGQAPPGTNHISKTPGQINLAQLRLQHMQQQVYAQKHQQLQQMRMAQPTGSVPRQTSPQVLQQQPPRLISMQTMQRGNMNCGAFQAHQMRMAQNAARIPGIPRHNGPQYSMMQPHLQRQHSNPGHAGPFPVVSVHNTTINPTSPTTATMASANRGPTSPSVAAIELIPSVTNPENLPSLPDIPPIQLEDAGSNSLDNLLSRYITGSHLPPQPTSTMNPSPGPSALSPGSSGLSNSHTPVRPPSTSSTGSRGSCGSSGRTAEKTSINFKSDQVKVKQEPGTEEEICSFSGAVKQEKTEDGRRSACMDLTCCCGYRTHPDLLSSPESSLTPPLSTNLHLESELEALGSLENHVKTEPADLSESCKQSGHSLVNGKSPVRSLMHRSARIGGEGNNKDDDPNEDWCAVCQNGGDLLCCEKCPKVFHLTCHVPTLLSFPSGEWICTFCRDLSKPEVEYDCDNSQHSKKGKTAQGLSPVDQRKCERLLLYLYCHELSIEFQEPVPASIPNYYKIIKKPMDLSTVKKKLQKKHSQHYQTPEDFVADVRLIFKNCERFNEMMKVVQVYAETQEINLKADSEVAQAGKAVALYFEDKLTEIYPDRTFQPLPEFEQEEDDGEITEDSDEDFIQPRRKRLKSDERPVHIK; from the exons ATGGCGGAAAACaaaggaggcggcggcggcggggagggggctgccgaggccgggccgggcggaggcggcggcttggagcccatggccgcctccccctCCGCCGCCGTGCCGCCCGATGAACGCGAGAGCCCGGGCGCGgtggcggtggcggcggcggagcgCGCCCTGGGGGAGGCCGAggccgaggcggcggcggcggcggtcgGGCCCGGTGTCGTTCCGGGGCCTGGCCCCAGCCCGGTGCCCCCGCTGACACCGGCGGCGCCGGGGCCTTTCTCGCTGCTGGACACCTGCGCGGTTTGCGCGCAGAGCCTGCAGAGCCGGCGTGAGGCCGAGCCcaagctgctgccctgcctgcacTCCTTCTGCCGGCGCTGCCTGCCCGAGCCCGAGCGGCAGCTCAGCGTGCCCGTGCCCGGCGGGGCCAACGGCGACATCCAGCAAG ttgGTGTAATCAGGTGCCCAGTATGCCGCCAGGAATGCAGACAGATAGACCTAGTGGATAACTACTTTGTAAAAGACACGTCAGAAACGCCGAGCAGCTCTGATGAGAAGTCAGAACAG GTGTGTACAAGCTGTGAAGACAATGCTAGTGCAGTTGGATTTTGTGTAGAGTGTGGGGAATGGTTGTGCAAGACTTGCATAGAAGCTCATCAGCGAGTAAAGTTTACTAAAGATCATatgatcagaaaaaaagaggatgtatCTTCAG aggcCGTGGGAGCATCTGGTCAACGTCCCGTTTTCTGTCCTGTCCACAAACAAGAGCAGTTAAAACTTTTCTGTGAAACATGTGACAGGCTGACATGCAGAGACTGTCAGTTACTGGAGCACAAAGAACACAG GTACCAGTTCCTGGAAGAAGCTTTTCAGAACCAGAAGGGTGCAATTGAGAACCTGTTGGCCAAACTTCTTGAGAAGAAGAATTATGTAAATTTTGCAGCTACCCAAGTTCAGAATAG gataaaAGAAGTGAATGAAACTAACAAACGTGTAGAACAGGAAATCAAAGTGGCTATATTCACCCTCATCAATGAAatcaataaaaaaggaaaatctctgTTACAGCACCTTGAG aATGTAACAAAGGAGAGACAGATGAAGTTAATACAACAACAGAATGACATCACTGGCCTTTCACGACAAGTGAAGCATGTGATGAACTTTACTAATTGGGCAATTGCAAGTGGCAGCAGTACTGCTCTGCTCTACAGTAAACGACTG aTAACGTTCCAGTTACGTCATATTTTGAAGGCACGTTGTGATCCTGTCCCGGCTGCCAACGGAGCCATTCGCTTCCACTGTGACCCCACCTTCTGGGCAAAGAACGTTGTCAATTTAG gtAACCTGGTAATTGAAAATAAACCAACTCCTAGTTACACTCCCAATGTAGTGGTTGGACAAGCTCCTCCAGGAACAAACCACATCAGCAAAACTCCAGGACAGATCAATCTAGCCCAGCTTCGACTTCAACATATGCAGCAGCAAGTGTATGCACAAAAGCATCAGCAACTGCAGCAGATGAGGATGGCACAGCCAACTGGGTCAGTTCCCAGGCAGACGAGTCCCCAAGTCTTACAGCAGCAG CCTCCCAGGTTGATCAGCATGCAGACCATGCAGAGGGGTAACATGAACTGTGGGGCTTTCCAAGCACATCAGATGAGAATGGCTCAGAATGCTGCTCGTATACCAGGAATACCACGCCACAATGGACCACAATACTCCATGATGCAACCTCACCTTCAAAGACAA CATTCTAACCCTGGGCACGCGGGGCCTTTCCCAGTTGTTTCTGTGCACAACACCACTATAAACCCAACCAGCCCCACGACAGCAACGATGGCGAGTGCCAACCGTGGGCCGACGAGTCCGTCCGTTGCAGCGATCGAGCTCATTCCTTCTGTAACAAACCCAGAGAACTTACCTTCCTTGCCAGATATCCCACCCATCCAG cTTGAAGATGCTGGTTCAAATAGTTTAGATAACCTTCTAAGCAGATACATTACAGGCAGCCACCTACCCCCACAACCTACCAGTACCATGAATCCTTCCCCAGGACCTTCAGCGCTATCTCCAGGGTCATCAG GTTTATCCAACTCCCACACTCCTGTGAGGCCACCTAGTacctccagcacaggcagcagaggaag CTGTGGCTCCTCGGGCAGAACTGCTGAGAAAACTAGCATTAACTTCAAGTCTGACCAAGTGAAAGTCAAGCAAGAGccagggacagaggaagagataTGCAGTTTCTCAGGAGCAGTAAAACAGGAGAAGACTGAAGATGGCAGGAGGAGTGCTTGCATG GACTTGACCTGTTGCTGTGGATACAGAACACACCCAGACCTT CTTAGCAGTCCTGAGAGCAGCTTGACACCACCACTGTCAACTAATTTGCATCTGGAGAGTGAATTAGAAGCTTTAGGAAGCCTTGAAAACCATGTAAAAACCGAGCCAGCAGATTTAAGTGAAAGCTGCAAACAGTCTGGACACAGCCTCGTAAATGGCAAATCCCCAGTGAGGAGCCTCATGCACCGATCAGCTAGAATTGGAGGAGAAGGCAATAACAAAGATGATGATCCAAATGAAGACTGGTGTGCTGTTTGCCAAAATGGAGGGGACCTGTTATGTTGTGAAAAGTGCCCAAAGGTGTTTCACCTGACTTGTCACGTACCAACACTCCTCAGCTTTCCAAG tGGAGAGTGGATATGTACATTCTGCAGAGATCTGAGCAAACCAGAAGTAGAATATGATTGTGACAATTCACAACACAGCAAGAAAGGGAAAACGGCACAAGGCCTGAGTCCTGTGGACCAAAGG AAATGTGAACGTCTCCTGCTTTACCTGTATTGTCATGAGCTGAGCATTGAATTTCAAGAGCCAGTCCCAGCCTCG ATACCAAACTACTATAAAATTATAAAGAAACCAATGGATTTATctacagtgaaaaagaaactgcagaagaaGCATTCCCAACACTACCAGACTCCTGAGGATTTTGTGGCAGACGTCCGGTTGATCTTCAAGAACTGTGAAAGGTTTAATGAA ATGATGAAAGTTGTTCAAGTTTATGCAGAAACACAAGAGATTAATTTGAAG GCTGATTCAGAAGTAGCACAGGCAGGGAAGGCAGTTGCATTATACTTTGAAGATAAACTTACAGAGATCTACCCAGACAGGACCTTCCAGCCTTTGCCTGAATTCGAGCAGGAAGAGGATGATGGGGAAATAACTGAGGACTCCGATGAAGATTTTATACAACCACGTAGAAAACGCCTAAAATCAGATGAGAGACCAGTGCATATAAAGTAA